From Lactobacillus sp. PV012:
TTATCTATCTTTTTGGTAAATCTAAAAGTAAGCAGTGATACAATAAACTAATAAGTTTTATAGAGAAGAGGTACAGTAATTTGAGTTTAACCATCAATCTTTACTATACTGGAAAAAATGGTAGTGCACGTAAGTTTGTAAAGGAAATGGAAGAAAGCGGGTTGGCTGATAAGATTCGACATGAACCAGGTAACGAACGCTATGAATATTTCTACCCAGCAGATGATTTAGATACAGTACTTTTAATTGATAGTTGGATTAACCAAGAAGCTATTGATAAACACCATAAAAGTCCCATGATGGCTGAATTGGCAAAATTACGTGAAAAGTACGATCTTCACATGAAAGTTGAAAGATTTATTCCAGCTCCAAAAATTAAAAGTGATGAAAAATTTATCAGAAAGTAGCTAAAGCGAAAAGAAATAAAATAAGACAAGTCCCGTAAATGACTTGTCTTATTTTTTACCAAATATTACCGTATATGTACTTTGTGTACGCTTTCAGTATATTATGATATAAGAAAATTATAAAGTAAAACGACTTACAAGATTTCAGTTTTTTACATTGACTTATTAAAAGTAAGTAGTATTATATAAATATAAATTAAAAGCAGAAGATGTATTAAATACAGTGTAATTTAATAGGAGAAGACAAATGAAAAAATATGATGTAGCAGTTATTGGAGCAGGTCCTGGTGGAATGACTGCAGCATTATATGCTGCTAGGGCCAACTTAAAGGTTGCAATGATTGATCGAGGAGTTTATGGCGGTCAAATGAATAATACAGCTGAGGTTGAAAATTACCCTGGTTTTCCTTCAATTATGGGCCCCGAATTGGGAGAAAAAATGTACCAAAGCACTGTAAAGCAAAATGTAGAATTTGTTTATGGTGATGTAAAGGGACTTAAACTTGATGGGCAGAAGCGCATTGTTCAGATGGATCCAGAAGATATTGAAGCCACTGTGGTAATCATTGCAACAGGTTCTAATAACCGAAAATTAGAAATTCCTGGAGAACAAGAATATAGTGGCCGTGGGGTTTCTTACTGCGCAGTATGTGATGGAGCTTTCTTCAAAGATGAAGATGTAGTTGTAGTTGGCGGTGGAGACTCAGCAGTTTCTGAAGGTCTTTACTTAGCTAATGTAACTGATGATGTAAATCTAATTCATAGACGTGATCAGTTAAGAGCAGAAAAGATTCTCCAAGATCGTGCTTTTAAAAATGATAAAATGCACTTTACTTGGGATAGTGAAGTTAAAGAAATCATTGGTGATGGTGAAAAAATGACTGGTGTCAAAGTCCATAATAACCAAACTAATGAAGATACAGTGGTAAAGGCATCTGGAGCATTTATTTATATTGGAAATGTACCAAATACTGAACCATTTAAAGACTTGGACATCACTGATAAAGATGGCTGGATCATTACTAATGATCGAATGGAAACTTCTATTCCTGGTATTTATGCAATTGGAGATGTACGTCAAAAAGAACTCCGTCAAATCATTACTGCTGTTGGTGATGGTGGAGTTGCAGGACAAAATGCATTTGAATATATTGAAACCCTAAAAGTAGCCGAATAATAATTTTCGATAATATTTCTAATATCCCCCCTTATTGGAAATAACATGCTTACTAAAAGAACTTAACGATAAAGTTAAGTTCTTTTT
This genomic window contains:
- the trxB gene encoding thioredoxin-disulfide reductase is translated as MKKYDVAVIGAGPGGMTAALYAARANLKVAMIDRGVYGGQMNNTAEVENYPGFPSIMGPELGEKMYQSTVKQNVEFVYGDVKGLKLDGQKRIVQMDPEDIEATVVIIATGSNNRKLEIPGEQEYSGRGVSYCAVCDGAFFKDEDVVVVGGGDSAVSEGLYLANVTDDVNLIHRRDQLRAEKILQDRAFKNDKMHFTWDSEVKEIIGDGEKMTGVKVHNNQTNEDTVVKASGAFIYIGNVPNTEPFKDLDITDKDGWIITNDRMETSIPGIYAIGDVRQKELRQIITAVGDGGVAGQNAFEYIETLKVAE
- a CDS encoding putative quinol monooxygenase: MSLTINLYYTGKNGSARKFVKEMEESGLADKIRHEPGNERYEYFYPADDLDTVLLIDSWINQEAIDKHHKSPMMAELAKLREKYDLHMKVERFIPAPKIKSDEKFIRK